The genomic region ACCGCTTCGACCTGGGGGCGCTGCGCGTGCTGGGCGCCACCGGGTCGCCGCTCTCGCCCGAGGGGTTCCGCTGGATCTACGACGCGGTCAAGCGCGACGTGTGGCTGGCCACCGGGAGCGGGGGCACCGACGTGTGCACGGGGCTGGTGGGGGCGTGCCCGTACCTGCCCGTGCACGAGGGCGAGCTGCAGGGGCGCGCGCTGGGGGTGGCCGCGCACGCGTTCGACGAGGCGGGACGCCCCGTGGTGGGCCAGGTGGGCGAGCTGGTGCTCACCGAGCCGCTCCCCTCCATGCCGCTCTTCTTCTGGAACGACCCCGACGGCGCGCGCTACCGCGAGAGCTACTTCGACACCTTCCCCGGCGTCTGGCGCCACGGCGACCTGGTGCGCTTCACCGAGCGCGGCAGCGCGGTGATCCACGGCCGCTCCGACTCCACGCTCAACCGGCTGGGCGTGCGGATCGGCACCAGCGAGATCTACCGCACGGTGGAGGCGATGCCGGAGGTGCTGGACTCGCTGGTGGTGGGGCTGGAGCTGCCGGAGGCCGGCTACTACATGCCGCTCTTCGTGGTGCCGGCCGGCGGCGCCGTTCTCGACGACGCGCTGCGCGCGCGGATCCGCGACGAGCTGCGCACCCGCTTCTCGCGCTGGCACGTGCCCGACGAGATCGTCGCCGTCCCCGCCGTGCCGCGCACCATGAACGGGAAGAAGGTGGAGGTGCCGGTCAAGCGCATCCTGCAGGGCGAGCCGGCCGGGCGCGTGGTCAGCCCCGGCTCGCTCGCGAACCCGGAAGCGCTCGACTTCTTCGTCGACTTCGCGGCGCGGCTCCGGGACCGGCCGGGCGGCTGAAGCGCAGACAGGTCTGGAGGAGTAGCGGCTCCGCGGGGGGAGGACCCACCTCCCCGGGGCCGTGGGACGGAAAAGCGGCTCCGCGGGGGAGGACCCACCTCCCCGGGGCCGTGGACGGAAAAGCGGCTTCGTGGGGGAGGACCCACCTCCCGGGGCCGTGGACGGAAGGCAGAACAGGTCGTGGCCGGTCGCCGTCCCGCTTCGGGCGGCGGAAGGGCCGCCGCCCGGGACGATCACCCACCCAATCCCTGGCTCTCCATGCCGAGCGACGATCGAGCGAGCAGCTCCTTCCACCTCCTGACTCCGCCGCCCGACGCGGCGGCGGACGACGCCCCCGCGGGAGCCGCCGAGACGGCCGCCGCGGAGATCTGGTCGGAGGTGCTGGGCGTGGAGCGCGTGGGGCGCGAGGACGACTTCTTCGAGCTGGGCGGTCACTCGCTCCTGGCGGTGAAGGTGATCTCGCGGGTGCGCCAGGTGCTGGGCGTGGAGCTGGCGCTCGACGACGTGTTCGAGCGGCCGGTGCTGGCGGACTTCGCGCGGGGGCTGGAGGAGGCGGCGCGGGCGGAGCTCCCGGCGATCGAGCCGGTGGACCGCGGGGGGCGCCTGGCGCCGTCGTTCGCGCAGCAGCGGCTCTGGTTCCTGGAGCAGCTGGGCGCCGGGGGCGTGTACAACCTCCCGAAGCGGTTCCGCCTGAGGGGCGCCCTGGACGGCGCGGCGCTCTCTCGCGCGCTGGACCGGATCGTGGCGCGCCACGAGGCGCTGCGGACGACGTTCGCGGCGGTGGACGGCGAGCCGGAGCAGCGGATCGCCCCGGCGGAGGGGTGCCGCTTCCCCCTGCTGGTGCACGACCTGGCCGGGCGCGCCGACCAGGGCGCCGAGCTGGACCGCCTGGTGGCCGAGGAGACGGAGGCGCCCTTCGACCTGGAGCGCGGCCCGCTCGTCCGGGGGCGCCTGGTGCGGCTGGCGGAAGACGACCACGCGCTGCTGGTGACGATGCACCACGTCGTCTCGGACGAGTGGTCGATGGACGTGCTGGCCGGCGAGCTGGGCGCGCTGTACGGGGCCTTCCGCCGCGGTGAGGCCGACCCGCTCCCCCCGCCGGCGGTCCAGTACGCGGACTACGCGGCGTGGCAGCGGCGCTGGGTGGGCGGCGAGGTCCTGGAGAAGCAGGCGGCGTACTGGCGGAGCGCGCTGGCGGGCGCGCCGGAGCTGCTGGAGCTGCCGCTTGACCACCCGCGCCCGGCGCAGCAGGACTTCGCGGGCGCCTCGGTCGCCCTGGAGCTGGACGAGGCTCTCGTGGCGAGGCTCGAGGCGCTCGGCCGGCGGCACGGGGCCACGCTGTTCATGACGCTGCTCGCCGGCTGGGCCACGGTGCTCGGCCGGCTCTCGGGGCAGGACGACGTGGTGGTCGGCACGCCCACGGCCAACCGCGGCCACAGGGAGGTCGAGGGGCTGATCGGGCTGTTCGTCAACACGCTCGCGCTGCGCGTGGACCTGTCGGGCTCGCCCACGGTGGCGGAGCTGCTGGGGCGGGTGAAGGCGCGCACGCTCGGGGCGCAGCAGAACCAGGACATCCCCTTCGAGCAGGTGGTGGAACTGGTGCGGCCCGCGCGCAGCCTGGCGCACAACCCC from Longimicrobium sp. harbors:
- a CDS encoding condensation domain-containing protein, translating into MPSDDRASSSFHLLTPPPDAAADDAPAGAAETAAAEIWSEVLGVERVGREDDFFELGGHSLLAVKVISRVRQVLGVELALDDVFERPVLADFARGLEEAARAELPAIEPVDRGGRLAPSFAQQRLWFLEQLGAGGVYNLPKRFRLRGALDGAALSRALDRIVARHEALRTTFAAVDGEPEQRIAPAEGCRFPLLVHDLAGRADQGAELDRLVAEETEAPFDLERGPLVRGRLVRLAEDDHALLVTMHHVVSDEWSMDVLAGELGALYGAFRRGEADPLPPPAVQYADYAAWQRRWVGGEVLEKQAAYWRSALAGAPELLELPLDHPRPAQQDFAGASVALELDEALVARLEALGRRHGATLFMTLLAGWATVLGRLSGQDDVVVGTPTANRGHREVEGLIGLFVNTLALRVDLSGSPTVAELLGRVKARTLGAQQNQDIPFEQVVELVRPARSLAHNPVFQAMFAWQNAPRGSLELPGLVPAPLRAAAPETAKFDLSLSLREEGGRIVGRVEYATSLFERATVERYAGYLRRVLEGMAAGDGRSVERLDLLPEAERRQLLEKWNATDAEYPRGASVHELFAAQAQRTPDAEAVVSGDRSLTYAELDARARRLARRLRSRGVGPDTRVAVLMPRSVELVVAELAILKVGAAYVPLDASHPPE